One segment of Fusarium oxysporum f. sp. lycopersici 4287 chromosome 7, whole genome shotgun sequence DNA contains the following:
- a CDS encoding Ca2+-transporting ATPase — translation MDSNAPRRPRAPTITVDTAAVDSNDPAPADSISPSPLDDTNTLAVPTAKSRTESWSSSPSTKVGTDHEQMSREVEALRKGDQAEILKPDPGEEDLFHVENNPFAFSPGQLAKLINPKNLAAFVALGGLPGLQKGLRTDAKAGLSVDEGKLAGAVSFEEATSSKVEKTTHSDAHASGKDAFPDRKRVYGANRLPEPKSKSFLELAWIALQDRVLILLCIAAVVSLALGLYQTFGGSHEDGGAKVEWVEGVAIIVAITIVVVVGAANDWQKERQFQKLNQKKEDRIVKITRSGKPQNISIHDVLVGDVMLLEPGDVIPVDGVFIEGHNLSCDESSATGESDLIKKVPAEQVLHALLHEQAPPLKKLDPFIISGAKVLDGVGTFLVTAVGEQSSHGKTMMSLRDDPGLTPLQAKLNLLAGYIAKLGSAAGLLLFFVLLIEFLAKLPNNHESGEQKGQDFLQILITSITVIVVAVPEGLPLAVTLSLAFATKKMTRENNLVRHLQSCETMGNATVICSDKTGTLTENIMTVVAGSLGIRGLFSFGDSSFEQESAGAEKRETIALAQFSSKLDPEYKELLKTAITVNTTAFESDEEGKQGFVGTKTETALLDWARRYLGLGPLAIERANHPVTRLFPFNSQRKCMGAVVQIPGPTKDKPKYRLYIKGASEIVLGECTTILGDPTTSPTTEALSDDGKEELRSIIFNYATNSLRTLGLAYRDFENWPPVLTLRPEDDNAEIDLTDLVHNLTWMGVVGIQDPVRKGVPEAVNDCGIASVNVKMVTGDNVETARAIALNCGILTESTINEPNAVMQGSDFRKLSESDRTAVVKKLRVLARSSPEDKRILVKTLRSLGEIVAVTGDGTNDAPALKAADVGFSMGITGTEVAKEASDIILMDDNFSSIVVALGWGRAINDSVKKFLQFQLTVNITAVGVTFISAVSDDEQKSVLNAVQLLWVNLIMDTFAALALATDPPTGSLLHREPEARTAPLITITMWKMIIGQSIYQLIVCFVLWFGRDSILGYEEREVRSLIFNIFVFMQIFKLVNSRRIDNKLNIFEGLHRNHLFMLMMTIMAAGQIIIIFFGSDAFVVTRLNGIQWGISLVLGFFSIPIGVLIRLFPDEWFHAFVKVLAKLWPSWIRFSRKKKDTSEEDGTEPFPKEKLEGYDMDTALLGIRDDLEFLKRVRGGRMTALSDAMARSREKMLRRKRSESRPRSKLRSRRGSSRSSNRPPISPMMSVVGMPGIVAASVAGLQPGQGVSNENLEARQA, via the exons ATGGACTCTAACGCTCCACGACGCCCGCGCGCTCCTACAATCACTGTCGACACTGCTGCTGTCGACTCAAACGATCCCG CACCTGCAGATTCAatctctccatctccgcTAGATGATACGAATACTCTTGCAGTACCAACAGCTAAATCTCGAACCGAATCATGGTCCTCGTCGCCATCTACAAAAGTCGGGACCGATCATGAGCAGATGTCTCGCGAAGTAGAAGCCCTAAGAAAAGGCGACCAAGCCGAAATCTTAAAGCCCGACCCAGGCGAGGAAGACCTCTTTCACGTGGAAAACAACCCATTTGCCTTTTCGCCGGGTCAATTGGCGAAACTTATTAACCCAAAGAACTTGGCGGCTTTTGTTGCGCTTGGTGGACTGCCCGGTCTGCAGAAAGGTTTGAGGACTGATGCAAAGGCGGGATTGAGCGTGGATGAGGGAAAGCTCGCTGGTGCAGTGTCGTTCGAAGAAGCGACTTCTTCAAAGGTTGAGAAGACGACGCATAGCGATGCGCACGCTTCAGGAAAAGATGCGTTTCCTGATCGGAAACGAGTGTACGGCGCGAATCGGCTTCCGGAACCAAAGTCAAAGTCGTTTCTTGAACTAGCATGGATCGCTCTGCAGGACCGcgtcctcatccttctctgcATCGCAGCTGTTGTATCACTTGCTTTAGGTCTGTACCAAACCTTTGGAGGATCGCATGAAGACGGCGGTGCGAAAGTCGAATGGGTTGAAGGCGTCGCTATCATTGTGGCCATCACAATCGTCGTTGTCGTCGGTGCAGCAAACGATTGGCAAAAAGAGCGACAGTTTCAGAAACTCaaccagaagaaggaagaccGCATCGTGAAGATCACCCGCTCCGGAAAACCCCAGAATATCTCTATTCACGATGTACTAGTCGGCGATGTCATGCTTCTTGAGCCAGGCGATGTCATCCCCGTGGATGGTGTTTTTATCGAGGGCCATAATCTCAGCTGTGATGAGAGTTCGGCGACGGGAGAGTCGGATCTTATTAAGAAGGTTCCCGCGGAGCAGGTTCTTCATGCGCTGTTGCACGAGCAGGCGCcgccgttgaagaagcttgatccGTTCATCATCTCGGGTGCGAAAGTTCTCGATGGCGTGGGAACGTTTCTTGTTACGGCGGTGGGAGAGCAGAGTAGTCATGGAAAGACGATGATGTCGCTTCGTGATGATCCGGGACTGACGCCTCTTCAGGCAAAGCTCAATCTCCTCGCTG GGTACATTGCGAAGCTTGGTAGCGCAGCTGgtctcttgctcttcttcgtcctcctcatcgaATTCCTTGCCAAACTCCCCAACAACCACGAAAGTGGCGAGCAAAAAGGCCAAGACTTCCTCCAGATCCTCATCACATCCATCaccgtcatcgtcgtcgccgTCCCAGAAGGTCTTCCCCTCGCAGTTACACTCTCTCTCGCTTTcgcgacgaagaagatgacgcGCGAGAATAACTTGGTGCGACATCTTCAATCGTGTGAGACTATGGGTAACGCCACGGTTATTTGCTCCGACAAGACTGGTACGCTTACTGAGAATATCATGACCGTCGTCGCTGGATCATTGGGTATTCGCGGACTCTTCTCCTTTGGCGATTCGTCGTTCGAGCAGGAGTCTGCTGGTGCTGAGAAGCGAGAGACCATTGCGCTGGCTCAGTTCTCGTCCAAGCTTGATCCTGAGTACAAGGAACTTCTCAAGACTGCCATCACTGTTAACACCACGGCTTTCGAgtcagatgaagaaggaaagcaaGGCTTCGTTGGCACAAAGACTGAGACTGCTCTTCTCGACTGGGCCCGTCGATATCTCGGTCTCGGTCCCCTCGCAATCGAACGCGCCAACCATCCCGTCACACGTCTCTTCCCATTCAACTCCCAGCGCAAATGCATGGGCGCCGTTGTCCAGATCCCCGGCCCGACGAAGGATAAGCCCAAGTACAGACTCTACATCAAGGGTGCTTCCGAAATTGTTCTCGGCGAATGCACCACCATTCTCGGCGATCCTACAACGTCACCTACCACCGAGGCCCTCTCCGACGATGGAAAAGAGGAATTGCGATCTATCATCTTCAACTATGCGACAAACTCTCTGCGAACTTTGGGTCTTGCTTACCGCGACTTTGAGAACTGGCCTCCTGTTCTCACCCTCCGCCCCGAAGACGACAACGCCGAGATCGATCTCACCGATTTGGTGCATAACCTCACCTGGATGGGCGTCGTCGGCATCCAAGATCCCGTGCGCAAGGGCGTCCCCGAGGCCGTAAACGACTGCGGTATCGCCTCCGTCAACGTAAAGATGGTAACAGGCGACAACGTCGAGACCGCGCGCGCCATCGCTCTCAACTGCGGCATCCTCACCGAAAGCACCATCAACGAGCCCAACGCCGTGATGCAAGGCTCCGACTTCCGCAAGCTCTCTGAATCAGACCGCACAGCAGTCGTGAAGAAACTCCGTGTGCTCGCTAGGTCGAGTCCGGAGGATAAACGCATCCTCGTCAAGACGTTGCGCTCGCTCGGTGAGATTGTCGCTGTTACAGGTGATGGAACGAACGATGCTCCTGCGCTCAAGGCGGCGGATGTTGGTTTCTCGATGGGTATTACTGGCACAGAAGTCGCCAAGGAAGCATCGGATATCATCCTCATGGACGATAACTTCTCCTCTATTGTTGTGGCTTTGGGTTGGGGTCGTGCTATTAACGACTCGGTTAAGAAGTTCTTGCAGTTTCAACTTACCGTTAACATCACAGCTGTGGGTGTAACGTTCATCTCGGCTGTTTCGGACGATGAGCAGAAATCTGTTCTCAACGCTGTTCAGCTGCTTTGGGTGAACCTGATCATGGATACTTTCGCTGCGCTCGCTCTCGCTACCGATCCTCCGACTGGAAGTTTACTGCACCGCGAACCCGAAGCTCGAACTGCACCGCTTATCACAATTACCATGTGGAAGATGATCATCGGTCAATCGATCTACCAGCTCATCGTATGTTTCGTCCTCTGGTTCGGTCGCGATTCAATCCTCGGCTATGAAGAACGCGAAGTCCgatccctcatcttcaacatctttgtCTTTATGCAGATCTTTAAGCTCGTCAACAGTCGACGTATCGAtaacaagctcaacatcttcgAGGGCCTTCACCGCAACCATTTGTTCATGCTTATGATGACCATCATGGCAGCTGGacagatcatcatcatcttcttcggcagcGACGCCTTTGTCGTTACACGCTTGAACGGTATCCAGTGGGGAAtttctcttgttcttggatTCTTCTCTATTCCCATTGGTGTACTCATTCGTTTATTCCCTGATGAATGGTTCCACGCCTTTGTCAAAGTCCTCGCTAAGCTGTGGCCAAGCTGGATCCGCTTCTcgcgcaagaagaaggatacTTCCGAAGAAGACGGCACTGAACCATTCCCTaaggagaagctggaggGGTATGATATGGATACCGCACTTCTCGGCATTCGCGATGATCTCGAGTTCTTGAAGCGTGTTCGCGGCGGACGCATGACGGCGTTGAGCGATGCCATGGCGCGCTCACGTGAGAAGATGCTTCGACGCAAGAGATCCGAGTCTCGACCTAGAAGCAAGCTTCGCAGTCGACGCGGTTCGTCAAGGTCTTCGAACAGACCACCCATCTCGCCGATGATGTCAGTCGTTGGTATGCCGGGTATCGTGGCTGCTAGTGTAGCAGGATTGCAGCCTGGACAGGGTGTTAGTAACGAGAACCTTGAGGCGCGACAGGCGTGA
- a CDS encoding Ca2+-transporting ATPase codes for MSREVEALRKGDQAEILKPDPGEEDLFHVENNPFAFSPGQLAKLINPKNLAAFVALGGLPGLQKGLRTDAKAGLSVDEGKLAGAVSFEEATSSKVEKTTHSDAHASGKDAFPDRKRVYGANRLPEPKSKSFLELAWIALQDRVLILLCIAAVVSLALGLYQTFGGSHEDGGAKVEWVEGVAIIVAITIVVVVGAANDWQKERQFQKLNQKKEDRIVKITRSGKPQNISIHDVLVGDVMLLEPGDVIPVDGVFIEGHNLSCDESSATGESDLIKKVPAEQVLHALLHEQAPPLKKLDPFIISGAKVLDGVGTFLVTAVGEQSSHGKTMMSLRDDPGLTPLQAKLNLLAGYIAKLGSAAGLLLFFVLLIEFLAKLPNNHESGEQKGQDFLQILITSITVIVVAVPEGLPLAVTLSLAFATKKMTRENNLVRHLQSCETMGNATVICSDKTGTLTENIMTVVAGSLGIRGLFSFGDSSFEQESAGAEKRETIALAQFSSKLDPEYKELLKTAITVNTTAFESDEEGKQGFVGTKTETALLDWARRYLGLGPLAIERANHPVTRLFPFNSQRKCMGAVVQIPGPTKDKPKYRLYIKGASEIVLGECTTILGDPTTSPTTEALSDDGKEELRSIIFNYATNSLRTLGLAYRDFENWPPVLTLRPEDDNAEIDLTDLVHNLTWMGVVGIQDPVRKGVPEAVNDCGIASVNVKMVTGDNVETARAIALNCGILTESTINEPNAVMQGSDFRKLSESDRTAVVKKLRVLARSSPEDKRILVKTLRSLGEIVAVTGDGTNDAPALKAADVGFSMGITGTEVAKEASDIILMDDNFSSIVVALGWGRAINDSVKKFLQFQLTVNITAVGVTFISAVSDDEQKSVLNAVQLLWVNLIMDTFAALALATDPPTGSLLHREPEARTAPLITITMWKMIIGQSIYQLIVCFVLWFGRDSILGYEEREVRSLIFNIFVFMQIFKLVNSRRIDNKLNIFEGLHRNHLFMLMMTIMAAGQIIIIFFGSDAFVVTRLNGIQWGISLVLGFFSIPIGVLIRLFPDEWFHAFVKVLAKLWPSWIRFSRKKKDTSEEDGTEPFPKEKLEGYDMDTALLGIRDDLEFLKRVRGGRMTALSDAMARSREKMLRRKRSESRPRSKLRSRRGSSRSSNRPPISPMMSVVGMPGIVAASVAGLQPGQGVSNENLEARQA; via the exons ATGTCTCGCGAAGTAGAAGCCCTAAGAAAAGGCGACCAAGCCGAAATCTTAAAGCCCGACCCAGGCGAGGAAGACCTCTTTCACGTGGAAAACAACCCATTTGCCTTTTCGCCGGGTCAATTGGCGAAACTTATTAACCCAAAGAACTTGGCGGCTTTTGTTGCGCTTGGTGGACTGCCCGGTCTGCAGAAAGGTTTGAGGACTGATGCAAAGGCGGGATTGAGCGTGGATGAGGGAAAGCTCGCTGGTGCAGTGTCGTTCGAAGAAGCGACTTCTTCAAAGGTTGAGAAGACGACGCATAGCGATGCGCACGCTTCAGGAAAAGATGCGTTTCCTGATCGGAAACGAGTGTACGGCGCGAATCGGCTTCCGGAACCAAAGTCAAAGTCGTTTCTTGAACTAGCATGGATCGCTCTGCAGGACCGcgtcctcatccttctctgcATCGCAGCTGTTGTATCACTTGCTTTAGGTCTGTACCAAACCTTTGGAGGATCGCATGAAGACGGCGGTGCGAAAGTCGAATGGGTTGAAGGCGTCGCTATCATTGTGGCCATCACAATCGTCGTTGTCGTCGGTGCAGCAAACGATTGGCAAAAAGAGCGACAGTTTCAGAAACTCaaccagaagaaggaagaccGCATCGTGAAGATCACCCGCTCCGGAAAACCCCAGAATATCTCTATTCACGATGTACTAGTCGGCGATGTCATGCTTCTTGAGCCAGGCGATGTCATCCCCGTGGATGGTGTTTTTATCGAGGGCCATAATCTCAGCTGTGATGAGAGTTCGGCGACGGGAGAGTCGGATCTTATTAAGAAGGTTCCCGCGGAGCAGGTTCTTCATGCGCTGTTGCACGAGCAGGCGCcgccgttgaagaagcttgatccGTTCATCATCTCGGGTGCGAAAGTTCTCGATGGCGTGGGAACGTTTCTTGTTACGGCGGTGGGAGAGCAGAGTAGTCATGGAAAGACGATGATGTCGCTTCGTGATGATCCGGGACTGACGCCTCTTCAGGCAAAGCTCAATCTCCTCGCTG GGTACATTGCGAAGCTTGGTAGCGCAGCTGgtctcttgctcttcttcgtcctcctcatcgaATTCCTTGCCAAACTCCCCAACAACCACGAAAGTGGCGAGCAAAAAGGCCAAGACTTCCTCCAGATCCTCATCACATCCATCaccgtcatcgtcgtcgccgTCCCAGAAGGTCTTCCCCTCGCAGTTACACTCTCTCTCGCTTTcgcgacgaagaagatgacgcGCGAGAATAACTTGGTGCGACATCTTCAATCGTGTGAGACTATGGGTAACGCCACGGTTATTTGCTCCGACAAGACTGGTACGCTTACTGAGAATATCATGACCGTCGTCGCTGGATCATTGGGTATTCGCGGACTCTTCTCCTTTGGCGATTCGTCGTTCGAGCAGGAGTCTGCTGGTGCTGAGAAGCGAGAGACCATTGCGCTGGCTCAGTTCTCGTCCAAGCTTGATCCTGAGTACAAGGAACTTCTCAAGACTGCCATCACTGTTAACACCACGGCTTTCGAgtcagatgaagaaggaaagcaaGGCTTCGTTGGCACAAAGACTGAGACTGCTCTTCTCGACTGGGCCCGTCGATATCTCGGTCTCGGTCCCCTCGCAATCGAACGCGCCAACCATCCCGTCACACGTCTCTTCCCATTCAACTCCCAGCGCAAATGCATGGGCGCCGTTGTCCAGATCCCCGGCCCGACGAAGGATAAGCCCAAGTACAGACTCTACATCAAGGGTGCTTCCGAAATTGTTCTCGGCGAATGCACCACCATTCTCGGCGATCCTACAACGTCACCTACCACCGAGGCCCTCTCCGACGATGGAAAAGAGGAATTGCGATCTATCATCTTCAACTATGCGACAAACTCTCTGCGAACTTTGGGTCTTGCTTACCGCGACTTTGAGAACTGGCCTCCTGTTCTCACCCTCCGCCCCGAAGACGACAACGCCGAGATCGATCTCACCGATTTGGTGCATAACCTCACCTGGATGGGCGTCGTCGGCATCCAAGATCCCGTGCGCAAGGGCGTCCCCGAGGCCGTAAACGACTGCGGTATCGCCTCCGTCAACGTAAAGATGGTAACAGGCGACAACGTCGAGACCGCGCGCGCCATCGCTCTCAACTGCGGCATCCTCACCGAAAGCACCATCAACGAGCCCAACGCCGTGATGCAAGGCTCCGACTTCCGCAAGCTCTCTGAATCAGACCGCACAGCAGTCGTGAAGAAACTCCGTGTGCTCGCTAGGTCGAGTCCGGAGGATAAACGCATCCTCGTCAAGACGTTGCGCTCGCTCGGTGAGATTGTCGCTGTTACAGGTGATGGAACGAACGATGCTCCTGCGCTCAAGGCGGCGGATGTTGGTTTCTCGATGGGTATTACTGGCACAGAAGTCGCCAAGGAAGCATCGGATATCATCCTCATGGACGATAACTTCTCCTCTATTGTTGTGGCTTTGGGTTGGGGTCGTGCTATTAACGACTCGGTTAAGAAGTTCTTGCAGTTTCAACTTACCGTTAACATCACAGCTGTGGGTGTAACGTTCATCTCGGCTGTTTCGGACGATGAGCAGAAATCTGTTCTCAACGCTGTTCAGCTGCTTTGGGTGAACCTGATCATGGATACTTTCGCTGCGCTCGCTCTCGCTACCGATCCTCCGACTGGAAGTTTACTGCACCGCGAACCCGAAGCTCGAACTGCACCGCTTATCACAATTACCATGTGGAAGATGATCATCGGTCAATCGATCTACCAGCTCATCGTATGTTTCGTCCTCTGGTTCGGTCGCGATTCAATCCTCGGCTATGAAGAACGCGAAGTCCgatccctcatcttcaacatctttgtCTTTATGCAGATCTTTAAGCTCGTCAACAGTCGACGTATCGAtaacaagctcaacatcttcgAGGGCCTTCACCGCAACCATTTGTTCATGCTTATGATGACCATCATGGCAGCTGGacagatcatcatcatcttcttcggcagcGACGCCTTTGTCGTTACACGCTTGAACGGTATCCAGTGGGGAAtttctcttgttcttggatTCTTCTCTATTCCCATTGGTGTACTCATTCGTTTATTCCCTGATGAATGGTTCCACGCCTTTGTCAAAGTCCTCGCTAAGCTGTGGCCAAGCTGGATCCGCTTCTcgcgcaagaagaaggatacTTCCGAAGAAGACGGCACTGAACCATTCCCTaaggagaagctggaggGGTATGATATGGATACCGCACTTCTCGGCATTCGCGATGATCTCGAGTTCTTGAAGCGTGTTCGCGGCGGACGCATGACGGCGTTGAGCGATGCCATGGCGCGCTCACGTGAGAAGATGCTTCGACGCAAGAGATCCGAGTCTCGACCTAGAAGCAAGCTTCGCAGTCGACGCGGTTCGTCAAGGTCTTCGAACAGACCACCCATCTCGCCGATGATGTCAGTCGTTGGTATGCCGGGTATCGTGGCTGCTAGTGTAGCAGGATTGCAGCCTGGACAGGGTGTTAGTAACGAGAACCTTGAGGCGCGACAGGCGTGA